A portion of the Rhodanobacter sp. AS-Z3 genome contains these proteins:
- a CDS encoding cbb3-type cytochrome c oxidase subunit 3 encodes MTPINPIWGQITGGFILLMMITFIGIWIWAWRKYHKPTFNRMAHLPLEDEPETEVSTKEKRP; translated from the coding sequence ATGACGCCGATCAACCCGATTTGGGGCCAGATTACCGGCGGCTTCATCCTGCTGATGATGATTACCTTCATTGGCATCTGGATCTGGGCCTGGCGCAAATATCACAAGCCAACCTTCAACCGGATGGCGCACTTGCCGCTGGAAGATGAGCCGGAAACTGAAGTCAGCACCAAGGAGAAGCGCCCATGA
- the ccoO gene encoding cytochrome-c oxidase, cbb3-type subunit II, which produces MAYKHFEAIEKHVGLLGVLIAIMVSLGGLAEITPLFMEAHSVKAPPGVQPYDPLRLIGKDVYVQNGCYLCHSQMIRALRFETERYGHYSTAAESVYDRPFQWGSKRTGPDLARVGGKYSDDWQRMHLMDPRKVVPESNMPGYPWLAHNKIDAKDVQARMRVLRTLGDPYTDADIAGAPAAVEGKTEMDALIAYLQGLGIKNEPSSTAGANAAASDGGTP; this is translated from the coding sequence ATGGCTTACAAGCATTTCGAAGCAATTGAAAAACACGTCGGCCTGCTCGGCGTGCTGATCGCGATCATGGTCTCGCTGGGTGGCCTGGCCGAGATCACGCCGCTGTTCATGGAGGCACATTCGGTGAAGGCGCCACCCGGCGTGCAGCCTTACGATCCGCTGCGACTGATCGGCAAGGACGTCTACGTGCAGAATGGTTGCTACCTGTGCCATTCACAGATGATCCGCGCGCTGCGGTTCGAAACCGAGCGCTACGGCCACTACTCCACGGCAGCGGAATCAGTGTATGACCGTCCGTTCCAGTGGGGCTCCAAGCGCACCGGCCCGGATCTGGCCCGTGTGGGCGGCAAGTACTCCGACGACTGGCAACGCATGCACTTGATGGACCCGCGCAAGGTCGTGCCGGAATCCAACATGCCGGGCTATCCGTGGCTGGCGCACAACAAGATAGATGCCAAGGATGTGCAGGCGCGCATGCGCGTGCTGCGCACGCTGGGCGACCCGTACACCGACGCCGACATTGCCGGTGCGCCCGCAGCCGTGGAAGGCAAGACCGAAATGGACGCCTTGATTGCCTACCTGCAAGGGCTGGGCATCAAAAACGAACCCTCGTCGACGGCGGGCGCCAATGCCGCAGCGAGTGATGGAGGTACGCCATGA
- the ccoP gene encoding cytochrome-c oxidase, cbb3-type subunit III has protein sequence MSSGWSLWVMFLVTLNMGVTLFLFLWGPRAKIPTLPDGTSGHVWAHGVLREGVRKLPMWWIVFSASMFVAGFSYLYLYPGFGNHKGALNWTSHNQLQRDQAANNAKLEPLLERFRLYPVEKLAGDPDALAMGKVWFEDNCAACHERSGKGNVLLGAPNLTDGDWLYGGKGSDITTSIHDGRSGVMPPWASLGADNVKNLAQYVLSLSGAPHDAAKAAAGQPLFATCAACHGAEGKGNPALGAPNLTDKIWLHGGSVADIEKTIGEGRQGHMPAWSPRLTDDQIHVIAAYVYQLSHPVDESKQ, from the coding sequence ATGAGCAGCGGCTGGTCGTTATGGGTGATGTTTCTGGTGACGCTTAATATGGGCGTCACCCTGTTCCTGTTCCTGTGGGGCCCGCGCGCGAAGATCCCCACCCTGCCCGACGGTACCAGTGGCCATGTCTGGGCACATGGTGTGCTGCGCGAAGGCGTGCGCAAGCTGCCGATGTGGTGGATCGTGTTTTCCGCCAGCATGTTCGTGGCCGGTTTCTCCTACCTTTACCTCTACCCGGGTTTCGGCAACCACAAGGGCGCGTTGAACTGGACTTCGCACAACCAGCTGCAACGTGACCAGGCTGCCAACAACGCCAAACTCGAGCCGCTGCTGGAGCGGTTTCGCCTGTATCCGGTGGAAAAGCTGGCGGGTGATCCGGACGCGCTGGCGATGGGCAAAGTGTGGTTCGAGGACAATTGCGCCGCCTGCCACGAGCGCAGCGGCAAGGGCAATGTCCTGCTCGGTGCTCCCAATCTCACCGACGGCGACTGGCTCTATGGCGGCAAGGGCAGCGATATCACCACTTCCATCCATGACGGTCGCAGCGGTGTGATGCCGCCGTGGGCCAGTCTGGGTGCGGACAACGTGAAAAATCTCGCGCAATACGTGCTGAGCCTGTCCGGCGCACCGCACGACGCAGCGAAGGCGGCGGCTGGTCAACCACTGTTCGCCACCTGCGCGGCTTGCCACGGTGCCGAAGGCAAGGGCAACCCGGCACTCGGTGCACCCAACCTCACCGACAAGATCTGGCTGCATGGCGGCAGCGTGGCCGATATCGAGAAGACCATCGGCGAGGGACGTCAGGGCCACATGCCCGCATGGAGCCCGCGCCTTACCGACGACCAGATCCACGTGATCGCCGCCTACGTCTACCAACTGTCGCATCCGGTCGATGAAAGCAAGCAATGA
- the ccoN gene encoding cytochrome-c oxidase, cbb3-type subunit I, whose protein sequence is MPNTEYYNDRVVRQFLLAAAVWGIIGMSVGVYAAAELMWPALNFEIPWLTFSRIRPDHTFGVIFAFGGSALMGTCYYVVQRTGHARLAFTKLAGFTFWGWQLICVLAMVSMPLGMTQSKEYAEPEWIIDILIAVVWVSFGVVFFGSLARRRIKHIYVANWYYGAFIIAVGLLHIVNNLVIPVSLFKSYSIYSGVVDAMVQWWYGHNAVAFFLTAGFLGMMYYFVPRQAQQPLWSYRFSIVNFWALISVYMWAGAHHLMYTALPDWVQSVGMAFSLVLLMPSLGSAANGLLTFNGSWHKLKTDPAAKFMVMSLVFYGAATFEGSMMAIKTVNSLSHYTDWTIAHVHSGSLGWVAMITIGSLYAMAPRALGRPEMHSRKSMELHFWLHMIGTLLYIGSMWTAGVTEGLMWRATNADGALTYGFLDSLIAIKPMYVIRWLGGVCILSGMWVMAWNLWYTAADARARLIKPIPVPIPEPVPHQVPAPLPAAG, encoded by the coding sequence ATGCCGAACACCGAGTATTACAACGACAGGGTTGTGCGCCAGTTTCTGTTGGCCGCCGCCGTATGGGGCATCATCGGGATGTCGGTCGGCGTTTACGCCGCCGCCGAACTGATGTGGCCCGCGCTCAATTTCGAGATCCCGTGGCTGACCTTCAGCCGGATTCGACCTGACCACACCTTCGGCGTGATCTTCGCTTTCGGCGGCTCGGCCCTGATGGGCACCTGCTATTACGTGGTCCAGCGCACCGGACATGCCCGACTGGCCTTCACCAAACTGGCCGGGTTCACGTTTTGGGGCTGGCAGCTGATTTGCGTGCTGGCGATGGTTTCGATGCCGCTGGGCATGACCCAGAGCAAGGAATACGCCGAGCCGGAATGGATCATCGACATTCTGATCGCGGTGGTCTGGGTCAGTTTCGGCGTGGTGTTCTTCGGCAGCCTGGCCCGTCGCCGGATCAAGCACATCTACGTGGCGAACTGGTACTACGGCGCCTTCATCATCGCCGTCGGCTTGTTGCACATCGTCAACAACCTGGTCATTCCGGTTTCGCTGTTCAAGTCGTATTCGATCTATTCCGGCGTGGTCGATGCGATGGTGCAGTGGTGGTACGGCCACAACGCGGTGGCGTTCTTCCTGACCGCCGGCTTCCTCGGCATGATGTACTACTTCGTGCCGCGTCAGGCCCAGCAGCCGCTGTGGAGCTACCGTTTCTCGATCGTCAATTTCTGGGCGCTGATCTCGGTCTACATGTGGGCTGGCGCGCATCACCTGATGTATACCGCCCTGCCCGACTGGGTGCAGTCGGTCGGCATGGCGTTCTCGCTGGTGCTGCTGATGCCGAGCCTGGGCTCGGCGGCGAACGGCCTGCTGACCTTCAACGGTTCGTGGCACAAGCTGAAGACCGATCCAGCGGCCAAGTTCATGGTGATGTCGCTGGTGTTCTACGGTGCCGCCACGTTCGAAGGCTCGATGATGGCGATCAAGACAGTGAACTCGCTGTCGCATTACACCGACTGGACGATTGCCCATGTGCATTCGGGTTCGCTCGGCTGGGTTGCGATGATCACTATCGGATCGCTCTATGCGATGGCACCACGCGCGCTGGGTCGACCGGAGATGCATTCGCGCAAAAGCATGGAGCTGCACTTCTGGCTGCACATGATTGGCACCTTGCTGTACATCGGTTCGATGTGGACGGCTGGCGTGACCGAGGGCCTGATGTGGCGCGCCACCAATGCAGACGGCGCGCTGACCTACGGCTTCCTGGACAGCCTGATCGCGATCAAGCCGATGTACGTCATCCGCTGGTTGGGTGGCGTATGCATCCTGTCCGGCATGTGGGTAATGGCCTGGAATCTCTGGTACACCGCGGCCGACGCCCGTGCGCGCCTGATCAAGCCGATCCCGGTGCCGATTCCCGAGCCGGTGCCCCATCAGGTGCCCGCGCCACTTCCGGCCGCTGGCTGA
- the ispG gene encoding flavodoxin-dependent (E)-4-hydroxy-3-methylbut-2-enyl-diphosphate synthase, with product MSDLAAQKPRPAEPAHRRSSVAVQVGKVKVGGGAPIVVQSMTNTDTEDPTSTARQIAELARAGSEMVRITVNTPAAAAAVPRIAERLQMMGVDVPIVGDFHYNGHQLLEREPACAEVLAKYRINPGNVGFGKKHESQFASIIEKALRYDKPVRIGANWGSLDQGMVAALMDENALRADPWEASHVAREALIRSALDSAALAEKLGLSRDRIILSCKVSGVQELIAVYRDLAIRCDYALHLGLTEAGMGSKGITASAAALAVLLQEGIGDTIRISLTPEPGASRTGEVIVAQELLQTMGLRAFTPLVTACPGCGRTTSEFFQELAKTVQEHVREQMPLWRVQYDGVENLTLAVMGCIVNGPGESKHANIGISLPGNGEAPAAPVFIDGEKAMTLRGDNIAREFVGILDDYVARKYAVRAG from the coding sequence ATGAGTGATCTTGCTGCACAGAAACCGCGTCCGGCCGAGCCGGCGCATCGTCGTTCCAGCGTGGCCGTGCAGGTGGGCAAGGTCAAGGTGGGTGGTGGCGCGCCGATCGTGGTGCAGTCGATGACCAATACCGATACCGAAGACCCGACCAGTACCGCCAGGCAGATCGCCGAACTGGCCCGCGCCGGCTCCGAGATGGTGCGCATCACCGTCAACACGCCTGCTGCCGCCGCCGCGGTTCCGCGGATCGCCGAGCGCTTGCAGATGATGGGCGTGGACGTACCGATCGTTGGCGACTTTCATTACAACGGCCATCAATTGCTGGAGCGCGAACCGGCCTGCGCCGAGGTGCTGGCGAAATACCGCATCAACCCCGGCAACGTCGGCTTCGGCAAGAAGCACGAAAGCCAGTTCGCCTCGATCATCGAGAAGGCACTGCGCTACGACAAGCCGGTACGCATCGGCGCCAACTGGGGTTCGCTGGACCAGGGCATGGTCGCCGCGTTGATGGACGAGAACGCCCTGCGTGCCGATCCATGGGAAGCGTCGCACGTGGCGCGGGAAGCATTGATTCGCTCGGCGCTCGATTCTGCTGCGCTGGCCGAAAAGCTAGGCTTGTCGCGTGACCGCATCATCCTGTCGTGCAAGGTATCCGGTGTGCAGGAATTGATTGCCGTCTATCGCGACCTGGCCATCCGCTGTGACTATGCCTTGCACCTTGGCCTGACCGAAGCCGGCATGGGTTCGAAGGGCATCACCGCCTCGGCGGCGGCGCTGGCAGTACTGCTCCAGGAAGGCATCGGCGACACCATCCGCATTTCGCTCACTCCGGAGCCGGGCGCCTCGCGCACCGGCGAGGTGATTGTGGCGCAGGAACTGCTGCAGACCATGGGCCTGCGTGCGTTCACGCCACTGGTCACCGCCTGTCCGGGTTGTGGCCGCACCACCAGCGAGTTCTTCCAGGAACTGGCCAAGACGGTGCAGGAGCACGTGCGTGAACAGATGCCGTTGTGGCGTGTGCAGTACGACGGCGTGGAGAATCTCACCCTCGCCGTGATGGGCTGCATCGTCAACGGTCCGGGTGAATCCAAGCACGCCAACATCGGCATCTCGCTGCCTGGCAACGGTGAAGCGCCGGCCGCCCCGGTATTCATCGATGGCGAGAAGGCGATGACCCTGCGCGGCGACAATATCGCCAGGGAATTCGTTGGAATCCTGGACGACTACGTGGCACGGAAATACGCCGTCCGGGCCGGTTGA
- a CDS encoding HD domain-containing phosphohydrolase — translation MRTTAQFRIVSLYVVVSLLWIWFSDRALDLVTKNPVELTFLQSIKGGLFVLATGAMLYWLIGRNMRRLKAVNRSLWRGHSQTLRVLVSAMDIRHKETKDHSDRVMRMSVGLARHAGVSGRELRNLGFGALLHDIGKLAIPDTVLIKPGKLDDEEMAMMRLHTEVGNNLLQQVDFLRDAGDIPYSHHERWDGNGYPRGLSGENIPLAARIFSVVDVWDALITARVYKPAWPEPEVLGYLREAAGSQFDPRLVELFLRHYEELKSLGKGSGFAVVEAQLPAQS, via the coding sequence TTGCGCACAACTGCCCAGTTTCGAATCGTGTCCCTCTATGTCGTCGTGTCCTTGCTGTGGATCTGGTTCTCTGATCGCGCGCTGGATCTGGTAACTAAAAACCCGGTCGAACTTACCTTTTTGCAGAGCATCAAGGGCGGGCTGTTCGTGCTGGCCACCGGTGCCATGCTGTACTGGTTGATTGGCCGCAATATGCGGCGGCTCAAGGCGGTGAACCGCTCACTCTGGCGTGGACATTCGCAGACGCTGCGGGTGCTGGTGTCGGCCATGGATATCCGGCACAAGGAAACCAAGGATCACTCTGATCGCGTAATGCGCATGTCGGTGGGCCTGGCCAGGCACGCCGGCGTGAGCGGCAGGGAATTGCGCAATCTCGGCTTCGGCGCCCTGCTGCATGACATTGGCAAGCTGGCCATCCCCGATACCGTGCTGATCAAACCCGGCAAGCTGGACGATGAAGAGATGGCGATGATGCGGCTGCACACGGAAGTGGGCAACAACCTGTTGCAGCAGGTCGATTTCCTGCGTGACGCCGGCGACATTCCGTACAGCCACCACGAACGCTGGGATGGCAATGGTTATCCGCGCGGATTGTCTGGCGAAAACATCCCGCTGGCCGCGCGCATTTTCAGCGTCGTGGATGTATGGGACGCGCTGATCACGGCTCGCGTCTACAAACCGGCCTGGCCGGAGCCGGAGGTGCTGGGCTATCTGCGCGAAGCTGCTGGCAGCCAGTTCGATCCCCGTCTGGTGGAGCTGTTCCTGCGGCACTACGAGGAGCTGAAGTCGCTAGGCAAGGGATCAGGCTTCGCCGTGGTGGAAGCTCAGCTTCCTGCGCAAAGTTGA
- a CDS encoding GNAT family N-acetyltransferase produces MNPFNPPLHTLFHQRISDIDPMAWDALRANANPFVSHAFLSALEDTGCIRPDQGWQAHHLGLYDGDRLVAAAPLYLKGNSHGEFVFDWGWARAWERAGGQYYPKLLTGVPYSPVPGPRLLAGDGEHTLRLQHELVTAMQREASRLGLSSIHANFLQSDELAAFDANWLARSDVQFHWHNRGYRHFPDFLAALNHKKRKNILRERSQVEASGLMIEWKAGNSLSNDEWDSVHALYQATFDAKGNQAVLTTAFFRRLGELGTLAQVALARRDGIVVAMALFLHGDGVLYGRYWGASVEVPGLHFELCYYQGIEYAIAQKLSHFEPGAQGEHKLARGFLPTRTHSRHWLAHKDFRAAVAESLAHEGPAVDTYAAELLQHSPYANHGDSTP; encoded by the coding sequence ATGAACCCGTTCAATCCGCCGTTGCATACACTCTTTCACCAGCGCATCAGCGATATCGACCCGATGGCGTGGGACGCGCTGCGCGCGAACGCCAATCCGTTCGTGTCGCACGCATTCCTGTCTGCGCTGGAAGATACCGGCTGTATCCGGCCCGACCAGGGCTGGCAGGCGCATCACCTGGGCCTGTACGACGGCGACCGACTGGTCGCCGCCGCACCGCTGTACCTGAAAGGCAACTCGCATGGCGAGTTTGTATTCGACTGGGGCTGGGCGCGTGCGTGGGAGCGCGCCGGCGGGCAGTACTATCCCAAGCTGCTCACCGGCGTGCCCTACTCCCCGGTGCCGGGTCCTCGACTGCTCGCTGGTGATGGTGAACACACGCTGCGGCTGCAGCACGAACTGGTCACTGCGATGCAGCGTGAGGCCAGCCGGTTGGGGCTGTCTTCGATCCATGCCAATTTCCTGCAGTCAGACGAACTGGCCGCTTTTGATGCGAACTGGCTGGCGCGCTCGGACGTGCAGTTCCATTGGCACAATCGTGGCTATCGGCATTTCCCGGACTTCCTGGCGGCGCTGAATCACAAGAAGCGCAAGAACATTCTGCGCGAACGCAGCCAGGTCGAAGCCAGCGGTCTGATGATCGAATGGAAAGCCGGCAACAGTTTGAGCAACGACGAATGGGACAGCGTGCACGCGCTGTATCAGGCCACCTTCGATGCCAAGGGCAATCAGGCCGTACTGACCACCGCATTCTTCCGCCGACTGGGTGAACTCGGTACGCTGGCGCAGGTTGCGCTGGCGCGTCGGGACGGAATCGTGGTGGCGATGGCCTTGTTTCTGCATGGCGACGGCGTGCTCTATGGACGCTATTGGGGCGCCTCGGTCGAGGTGCCAGGCTTGCATTTCGAGCTGTGCTACTACCAGGGCATCGAGTATGCGATCGCTCAAAAACTCAGCCACTTCGAGCCGGGTGCGCAGGGGGAGCACAAGCTGGCCCGTGGCTTCCTGCCAACGCGCACACATTCACGGCACTGGCTGGCGCACAAGGATTTTCGTGCGGCGGTGGCGGAGTCGCTCGCGCACGAAGGTCCGGCGGTCGATACCTATGCAGCTGAGCTGTTGCAGCACAGTCCTTACGCGAACCACGGCGACAGCACGCCATGA
- a CDS encoding DUF2254 domain-containing protein yields the protein MNAKWRLLLVRIGRRLWFRSALYGAFGIASALIGAFAKSLIPSSVAAQIGVSAVGNILGILASSMLAVTTFSLSTMVAAYAAASSNATPRASTLLIEDSGSQSALASFIGAFLFSIVGLIALSTGIYGDSGRLILFAATIVMIIMIVVTLLRWIDQISRLGRVSETIDRAERATREAMKNLVKARHLHAAPWSEPPANAVGIAGPRIGYITYIDVGRLHRLAEEADVEVWAEVAAGRFVTPDQQLARLSRAVDQELAERFAEAFVVEDLRNFDQDPRFGLVVLTEIAQRALSPAINDPGTAIDIIGTVTRLLCGWAEGVRAAPEEALRYARVHVRALDEKDCFEDVYAPLARDAAGMLEVAIRLQKSLEALGRLDYPPYREPAAAHAERALRFSAHALLLECDQQRLIEIAAWRNDNS from the coding sequence ATGAATGCCAAGTGGCGCCTGCTGCTCGTTCGGATCGGACGGCGTTTGTGGTTCCGTTCGGCGCTTTACGGTGCGTTTGGCATCGCCAGCGCACTGATCGGCGCGTTCGCGAAATCGCTGATTCCGTCCAGCGTGGCCGCACAGATTGGCGTGTCGGCGGTCGGCAACATCCTCGGCATCCTTGCTTCCAGCATGCTGGCCGTGACCACTTTCTCACTGTCCACGATGGTCGCCGCCTATGCTGCAGCCAGCAGCAACGCGACGCCGCGGGCATCCACCCTGTTGATCGAGGATTCCGGCTCGCAGAGCGCGCTGGCCAGCTTTATCGGCGCATTCCTGTTCAGCATTGTCGGACTGATTGCACTGAGCACCGGCATCTATGGCGACAGTGGCCGTCTGATCCTGTTCGCCGCCACGATCGTGATGATCATCATGATCGTGGTCACCTTGTTGCGCTGGATCGATCAGATTTCGCGACTGGGCCGCGTCAGCGAAACCATCGATCGGGCTGAGCGCGCTACCCGCGAGGCGATGAAAAACCTGGTCAAGGCTCGCCACCTGCATGCCGCGCCATGGTCTGAACCACCAGCGAATGCGGTCGGGATCGCCGGCCCGCGCATCGGCTATATCACCTACATCGACGTGGGTCGGTTGCATCGACTGGCCGAAGAGGCCGACGTGGAGGTATGGGCGGAGGTGGCTGCAGGTCGCTTCGTCACGCCTGACCAGCAGCTGGCGCGCCTGTCGCGCGCCGTCGACCAGGAACTGGCCGAACGATTCGCCGAGGCGTTCGTGGTCGAGGATTTGCGAAATTTTGACCAGGACCCGCGCTTTGGCTTGGTCGTGCTGACCGAAATCGCGCAGCGCGCGCTGTCTCCGGCCATCAACGATCCCGGCACCGCCATCGACATCATCGGCACCGTCACCCGGCTGCTTTGTGGCTGGGCCGAGGGAGTCCGCGCGGCGCCCGAGGAAGCGCTGCGATATGCCCGCGTGCATGTGCGTGCACTCGACGAAAAGGACTGCTTCGAAGACGTTTATGCTCCGCTGGCGCGCGACGCGGCGGGTATGCTCGAAGTAGCCATCCGGCTGCAGAAATCGCTGGAAGCGCTTGGTCGGCTGGACTACCCGCCCTACCGCGAGCCGGCGGCTGCGCACGCGGAACGCGCACTGCGTTTCAGCGCTCACGCACTGCTGCTGGAATGCGATCAGCAGCGGCTGATCGAAATTGCCGCGTGGCGCAACGACAACTCATGA
- the aat gene encoding leucyl/phenylalanyl-tRNA--protein transferase: MIRLPLLDPDAPEHFPNPARARAEPNGLLAFGGDLSPARLLAAYSSGIFPWFGEGEPILWWSPDPRCVFHTQSLHPNRSLRRQLAGKHWRVTMDQAFEPVVRGCAAPRDDHGSTWIVPDMIDACVRLHQLGHAHSVEVWESERLVGGIYGVAVGKLFCGESMFSIESGGSKAALMALGHLLRELDCPLLDTQVANPHTLQLGAVEIPRAEYLQKIAGLIAVPGRIGSWSDLAAPSLTQLCAGS; the protein is encoded by the coding sequence ATGATCCGCCTGCCACTGCTTGATCCGGATGCACCGGAACACTTCCCGAACCCGGCGCGCGCCCGCGCCGAGCCGAACGGTCTGCTCGCCTTCGGCGGCGACTTGTCGCCCGCGCGTCTGCTGGCCGCTTATAGCAGCGGTATCTTTCCGTGGTTCGGCGAAGGCGAGCCGATTCTGTGGTGGTCACCCGATCCGCGTTGCGTGTTCCATACCCAATCCCTGCACCCGAACCGCAGCCTGCGGCGCCAGCTCGCGGGCAAGCACTGGCGTGTCACGATGGACCAGGCGTTCGAGCCCGTCGTGCGCGGTTGCGCCGCACCCCGTGACGACCACGGCTCCACCTGGATCGTGCCCGACATGATCGACGCATGCGTGCGCCTGCACCAGTTGGGCCATGCGCATAGCGTGGAAGTCTGGGAAAGCGAGCGCCTGGTCGGTGGCATTTACGGCGTGGCGGTAGGCAAACTTTTTTGTGGCGAGTCGATGTTCAGTATCGAAAGTGGCGGCTCAAAAGCGGCACTGATGGCCTTGGGCCACCTGTTGCGCGAGCTTGATTGCCCGCTACTCGATACCCAGGTTGCCAATCCGCACACCTTGCAACTGGGTGCCGTGGAAATTCCGCGCGCCGAGTATCTGCAAAAAATCGCCGGCCTGATCGCCGTGCCCGGACGTATCGGCAGCTGGAGCGACCTTGCGGCTCCGTCACTGACTCAACTTTGCGCAGGAAGCTGA